The following are encoded in a window of Candidatus Eisenbacteria bacterium genomic DNA:
- the lepB gene encoding signal peptidase I has protein sequence MAKESWWKRQVREWLNSAVWAVVLFLIIRSFAFQAFRIPSPSMEDTLLIHDFLFISKLTYGPNIPFTHKRLPGFRKPRPGDVIVFQNPQNPKEDYIKRCVAVEGQTIEYRDKVLYVDGVRKDEGYVKHVDRRIDPRRDTYGPVRVPKGSLFMMGDNRDNSQDSRFWHFLDMRLVRGKAEVIYFSWDGHKKVPRLKRFFRLIR, from the coding sequence ATGGCGAAGGAGAGCTGGTGGAAGCGCCAGGTCCGCGAGTGGCTGAACTCGGCCGTGTGGGCGGTCGTCCTCTTCCTGATCATCCGCAGCTTCGCGTTCCAGGCCTTCCGGATCCCTTCCCCCTCGATGGAGGATACGCTGCTCATCCACGACTTCCTCTTCATCAGCAAGCTCACCTACGGTCCCAACATCCCCTTCACGCACAAGCGGCTGCCGGGATTCAGGAAGCCGCGGCCCGGCGACGTCATCGTCTTCCAGAACCCGCAGAATCCGAAGGAGGACTACATCAAGCGGTGCGTGGCGGTGGAAGGGCAGACGATCGAGTACCGCGACAAGGTCCTCTATGTTGACGGCGTTCGGAAGGATGAGGGGTACGTCAAGCATGTCGATCGCCGGATCGACCCGCGGCGTGACACCTACGGCCCCGTGCGCGTGCCGAAGGGGAGCCTCTTCATGATGGGGGACAACCGGGACAACAGCCAGGACAGCCGTTTCTGGCACTTCCTCGACATGAGGTTGGTGCGGGGGAAGGCGGAGGTCATCTACTTCTCCTGGGACGGCCACAAGAAGGTGCCGCGCCTGAAGCGTTTCTTCCGGCTGATCCGGTGA
- the lepA gene encoding elongation factor 4, protein MERARVRNFCIIAHIDHGKSTLADRLLEITKTLSKKEMREQVLDDMDLERERGITIKAHAITMRYEAEDGGTYRMNLIDTPGHVDFSYEVSRSLAACEGALLLVDASQGIEAQTLSNLYMALDHDLTVLTVLNKIDLPSARVDEVRLQIQNLLGHKEEEVLLTSAREGIGVKEILEAVIREIPSPKGKPEAPLRALIFDSAFDSYRGVLAYVRVVDGTVRPGETVRILSTGKEYEVLEVGIFQLRMVVEEKLEAGDVGYIVAGIKNVSEAKVGDTVAHAGSDVEPLPGYKPMKPMVYSGLFPIDNDDYLKLKEALAKLRLNDAALTYEPETSLALGFGFRAGFLGPLHLEIVVERLRREYDLDLIATAPTVPYVAHRPDGTDVEVDSPSQLPEPTEIERMSEPFVLATVITPTEYVGNVMKLAQEKRGDFQEIHYLDPTRARLTYLVPLGELIYDFYDRLKSCSRGYATLDYEFYDYGESKLVRLDILLNGDRVDALSIIVHESKAYEWGRELVDRLRELIPKQLFRIAVQASIGSRVIARSTISPLRKDVLAKCYGGDITRKRKLLEKQREGKRKMKQIGSVQIPQEAFLALLKTTE, encoded by the coding sequence ATCGAGCGCGCGCGCGTGCGCAACTTCTGCATCATCGCCCACATCGACCACGGGAAATCGACGCTGGCCGATCGACTCCTCGAGATCACGAAGACGCTTTCCAAGAAGGAGATGCGCGAGCAGGTCCTGGACGACATGGACCTGGAGCGCGAGCGTGGAATCACGATCAAAGCCCACGCGATCACGATGCGCTACGAGGCGGAGGACGGCGGGACCTACCGGATGAACCTCATCGACACGCCCGGGCACGTCGACTTCTCCTATGAGGTCTCGAGGAGTCTGGCCGCCTGCGAGGGGGCGCTCCTGCTAGTCGACGCATCGCAGGGGATCGAGGCGCAGACCCTCTCGAACCTCTACATGGCCCTCGACCATGATCTGACGGTCCTGACCGTCCTCAACAAGATCGATCTGCCGAGCGCCCGCGTGGATGAAGTCCGCTTGCAGATCCAGAACCTCCTGGGGCACAAGGAGGAGGAGGTCCTCCTCACCAGCGCCCGGGAGGGGATCGGCGTCAAGGAGATCCTCGAAGCGGTCATACGCGAGATTCCATCCCCGAAGGGGAAGCCCGAGGCGCCTCTGCGGGCGCTCATCTTCGACTCGGCCTTCGACAGCTACCGCGGAGTGCTCGCCTACGTGAGGGTCGTGGACGGAACGGTCCGGCCCGGCGAGACCGTCCGGATCCTCTCCACAGGCAAGGAGTATGAGGTCCTCGAGGTCGGGATCTTCCAGCTCAGGATGGTCGTCGAGGAGAAGCTCGAGGCGGGGGATGTCGGGTACATCGTGGCCGGCATAAAGAACGTCTCAGAGGCGAAGGTCGGCGACACGGTGGCGCACGCCGGCTCGGATGTCGAACCCCTCCCGGGCTACAAGCCGATGAAGCCGATGGTCTACTCGGGTCTCTTCCCCATCGACAACGACGACTATCTGAAGCTGAAGGAGGCCCTGGCGAAGCTGCGATTGAACGACGCGGCGCTCACGTACGAGCCGGAGACCTCCCTGGCCCTTGGCTTCGGATTCCGGGCCGGGTTCCTCGGTCCCCTCCACCTGGAGATCGTCGTGGAGAGGCTCAGGCGGGAGTACGACCTGGATCTGATCGCCACGGCGCCGACGGTCCCCTATGTCGCGCATCGCCCGGACGGAACCGATGTGGAAGTGGACAGCCCCTCGCAGCTCCCCGAGCCGACCGAGATCGAGAGAATGAGCGAGCCATTCGTTCTTGCGACGGTCATCACTCCGACCGAGTATGTCGGCAACGTCATGAAGCTCGCGCAGGAGAAGAGAGGGGACTTCCAGGAGATCCACTATCTCGACCCCACCCGCGCCAGGCTCACCTACCTGGTTCCGCTCGGGGAGCTGATCTACGACTTCTATGACCGCCTGAAGTCGTGCAGCAGGGGGTACGCGACGCTCGACTACGAGTTCTACGACTACGGGGAGTCGAAGCTGGTCAGGCTGGACATCCTGCTGAACGGCGACAGGGTCGACGCCCTATCGATCATCGTGCACGAGTCGAAGGCCTACGAGTGGGGCCGCGAGCTGGTCGACCGGCTGCGCGAGCTGATCCCGAAACAGCTCTTCCGGATCGCGGTGCAGGCGTCGATCGGCTCCCGGGTGATTGCGCGATCGACGATCTCGCCGTTGCGCAAGGACGTCCTCGCCAAGTGCTACGGCGGAGACATCACGAGGAAGCGGAAGTTGTTGGAGAAGCAACGAGAGGGAAAGCGGAAGATGAAGCAGATCGGTTCGGTCCAGATTCCTCAGGAGGCGTTCCTGGCTCTCCTGAAGACGACGGAGTAG
- a CDS encoding RidA family protein encodes MSDREAVQTSGAPAALGPYSQGIVVRGSRLVFSAGQIGLDPATGQLVSGGIEAEAARVLDNLEAILKAAGSGLDRVVRTTLYLTDLRDFEIVNAEYARRVGSPFPARSTVGVASLPKGARIEIDMIAAAGPDREGA; translated from the coding sequence ATGAGCGATCGGGAGGCCGTCCAGACGAGCGGGGCGCCGGCGGCGTTGGGTCCCTACAGCCAGGGCATCGTCGTCCGCGGGTCGCGTCTGGTCTTCTCAGCGGGCCAGATCGGGCTCGACCCGGCGACCGGGCAGCTCGTGTCCGGCGGAATCGAGGCCGAGGCGGCCAGGGTCCTCGACAACCTGGAGGCGATCCTGAAAGCGGCCGGCTCGGGACTCGATCGGGTGGTCAGGACGACGCTCTACCTGACCGATCTGCGGGACTTCGAGATCGTCAACGCGGAGTATGCCAGGCGCGTCGGCTCGCCGTTTCCCGCCCGCAGCACGGTGGGAGTCGCTAGCCTTCCGAAGGGGGCCCGAATCGAGATCGACATGATCGCCGCAGCGGGGCCCGATCGCGAGGGCGCTTGA
- the glmS gene encoding glutamine--fructose-6-phosphate transaminase (isomerizing), with protein MCGIVGYVGPRPCQEILIEGLKRLEYRGYDSAGIAILDGSGLQVRKDVGKIAILEQLAVESPIVGTVGIAHTRWATHGIPSKRNAHPHQDCKGHFAVVHNGIIENFAALRERLTRSGHTFETETDTEVLAHLVEESWRGKLEEAVATALKLVEGTFGIAVVTDLDPGKIIGARRGSPLLVGVGSNEYFIASDVSAILPYTKQVIYLDDEEMAVLTRDGYRTETLDEVAVEKAVEEITWELSQIEKAGYPHFMLKEIFEQPRSLMDAMRGRLKPDSAETHLGGLNLTPDEIRRMDRIILSACGTSWHAAMIGEYMIEEFCRIPAEVEYASEFRYRHPVIDPSTLVVVISQSGETADTLAALREAKRRGGRVLGICNVVGSTIAREADGGIYTHAGPEIGVASTKAFTTQVAVLMVLTLHLAHLRGQPLPAARPLTQTLLDIPALVDRCLEGSDKIREIASVYAKHNNFLYLGRGYNFPVALEGALKLKEISYIHAEGYPAAEMKHGPIALIDENMPVVFICTRDSVYEKILINMEEVRTRKGRIIAIATEGDRELERLADHVIYVPQTLEPLTPLLSVIPLQLLAYHMAVLRGCDVDQPRNLAKSVTVE; from the coding sequence ATGTGCGGCATCGTTGGATACGTGGGGCCGCGTCCATGTCAGGAGATCCTCATCGAGGGCCTCAAGCGCCTCGAGTACAGGGGATATGACTCGGCCGGGATCGCGATCCTCGACGGCAGCGGGCTCCAGGTCCGCAAGGATGTGGGCAAGATCGCCATCCTCGAGCAGCTCGCGGTCGAGAGCCCGATCGTGGGGACCGTCGGCATCGCGCACACGCGGTGGGCGACGCACGGGATCCCGAGCAAGAGAAACGCCCATCCGCATCAGGACTGCAAGGGCCACTTCGCCGTCGTCCACAACGGGATCATCGAGAACTTCGCCGCCCTGCGGGAGCGGTTGACGAGAAGCGGTCACACCTTCGAGACGGAAACCGACACCGAGGTTCTGGCCCACCTGGTCGAGGAGAGCTGGCGGGGCAAGCTCGAGGAGGCGGTGGCCACCGCCCTGAAGCTCGTCGAGGGGACATTCGGCATCGCCGTCGTGACCGACCTCGATCCGGGCAAGATCATCGGGGCGAGGCGGGGCAGTCCGCTCCTCGTCGGCGTGGGCTCGAACGAGTACTTCATCGCTTCCGATGTCTCGGCGATCCTGCCCTACACCAAGCAGGTGATCTACCTCGACGACGAGGAGATGGCCGTGCTCACCCGGGACGGATACCGGACTGAGACCCTGGACGAGGTAGCCGTGGAGAAGGCGGTCGAGGAGATCACCTGGGAGCTTTCTCAGATCGAGAAGGCTGGCTACCCCCACTTCATGCTCAAGGAGATCTTCGAGCAACCGCGCTCCCTCATGGACGCGATGCGCGGCCGCTTGAAGCCGGACAGCGCGGAGACGCACCTGGGCGGCTTGAATCTCACGCCAGACGAGATCCGGCGCATGGACCGGATCATCCTGTCCGCCTGCGGGACCTCCTGGCACGCAGCGATGATCGGCGAGTACATGATCGAGGAGTTCTGCCGGATCCCCGCAGAGGTCGAGTACGCCTCGGAGTTTCGCTACCGCCACCCCGTGATCGATCCCTCCACGCTCGTCGTGGTGATCAGCCAGAGCGGCGAGACCGCCGATACGCTGGCCGCCCTCCGGGAGGCGAAGAGGCGGGGGGGGCGCGTGCTGGGCATCTGCAACGTCGTCGGCTCAACGATCGCGCGCGAGGCCGACGGCGGGATCTACACCCACGCGGGACCCGAGATCGGCGTCGCGTCGACCAAGGCGTTCACAACCCAGGTCGCGGTCCTCATGGTCCTGACCCTGCACCTGGCGCATCTGCGGGGGCAGCCTCTCCCGGCCGCCCGCCCGCTCACCCAGACTCTGCTGGACATCCCCGCTCTCGTGGATCGGTGTCTCGAGGGAAGCGACAAGATACGCGAGATCGCTTCGGTCTACGCGAAGCACAACAACTTCCTCTATCTGGGGCGGGGCTACAACTTCCCGGTCGCGCTCGAAGGGGCCCTCAAGCTGAAGGAGATCTCCTACATCCACGCCGAGGGATACCCTGCGGCCGAGATGAAGCACGGGCCGATCGCCCTGATCGACGAGAACATGCCGGTCGTGTTCATCTGCACGCGCGACTCGGTGTACGAGAAGATCCTGATCAACATGGAGGAGGTTCGCACCCGCAAGGGACGGATCATAGCGATCGCGACCGAGGGGGATAGGGAGCTGGAGCGGCTGGCCGACCACGTGATCTACGTTCCCCAGACGCTCGAGCCGTTGACCCCCCTGCTGTCCGTGATCCCCCTGCAGTTGCTGGCCTATCACATGGCGGTGCTCCGCGGGTGCGATGTGGATCAACCGCGCAACCTCGCGAAGAGCGTCACCGTGGAGTGA
- a CDS encoding phosphoglucosamine mutase codes for MHALSAAAGTGVVLGRRGRDGMSPLMVSISGVRGLVGSDLTPDLIARWTAALSGQLPPGPIVLGRDSRPSGEGFASVAADLLASLGRQIWDLGIVPTPTVQLAVERWGAAGGLILTASHNPAEWNAMKFVGPDGTFLPSGAFEELRARVAPEGASFARGEGRAQRIDRSAEALALHRGAIESRVDGARIRERRPRVLLDCVHGAGGVLLPELLRGLGAVVDVLHEEPHGRFPREPEPTGPALEALSSEAASRGAAIALAVDPDADRCAIALPQGGVVGEEWTLPLVAAHLLAWRKGTVVTNLSTSTRLEAVAEAHGCRVERTPVGEAHVVARMRETRAVLGGEGNGGVIDPEVHLGRDAAVAAAWLLEAHATCKGGLMALASTLPPRYVLKAKLAVARGVPLTAYKAFIETLLGGVESSIDGLRWSRPDGFVHLRSSATEPILRLVVEASSEPEARGLLERILGLCRDGGRG; via the coding sequence ATGCACGCCCTCTCCGCCGCCGCGGGGACGGGCGTTGTCTTGGGGAGGCGAGGGCGGGACGGCATGAGTCCGTTGATGGTGAGCATCTCGGGTGTGCGGGGGCTCGTGGGCTCGGACCTGACCCCCGATCTGATCGCGCGCTGGACGGCCGCCTTGAGCGGGCAGCTTCCCCCGGGCCCGATCGTCCTCGGGCGCGATTCGCGCCCCAGCGGTGAAGGCTTCGCGTCCGTCGCCGCCGATCTCCTCGCGTCGCTCGGCCGGCAGATCTGGGATCTGGGGATCGTGCCGACGCCGACCGTTCAGCTCGCCGTCGAGCGATGGGGAGCCGCCGGAGGGTTGATTCTGACTGCCAGCCACAATCCGGCAGAGTGGAACGCGATGAAGTTCGTCGGGCCTGACGGGACGTTTCTCCCAAGCGGCGCCTTCGAGGAGTTGCGCGCGCGCGTGGCCCCCGAGGGCGCCTCCTTCGCGCGAGGCGAGGGGCGCGCTCAGCGGATCGACAGGTCGGCCGAGGCCCTAGCGCTCCACCGGGGGGCGATCGAGTCGAGGGTCGATGGAGCCCGCATCAGGGAGCGCAGGCCGCGCGTGCTGCTCGACTGCGTGCACGGCGCGGGCGGAGTTCTGCTTCCCGAGCTGCTTCGGGGGCTCGGCGCCGTCGTCGACGTCCTCCACGAGGAGCCGCACGGGAGGTTCCCCCGCGAGCCGGAGCCCACCGGCCCCGCCCTGGAGGCGCTCTCCTCAGAGGCCGCGAGCAGGGGCGCCGCGATCGCCCTCGCGGTCGATCCGGATGCCGACAGATGCGCCATCGCCTTGCCGCAGGGAGGGGTCGTGGGGGAGGAGTGGACGCTTCCTCTTGTGGCCGCCCACTTGCTCGCCTGGAGGAAGGGGACCGTCGTCACCAACCTGAGCACCTCGACGCGTCTCGAGGCCGTCGCGGAGGCGCACGGATGCAGGGTGGAGCGGACGCCAGTCGGCGAAGCGCATGTGGTGGCCAGGATGCGCGAGACGCGCGCCGTGCTCGGCGGCGAGGGGAACGGGGGCGTGATCGACCCCGAGGTGCACCTGGGGAGGGACGCCGCCGTGGCCGCCGCATGGCTTCTGGAGGCGCACGCCACATGCAAGGGAGGGCTCATGGCCCTGGCGTCCACGCTCCCTCCGCGCTACGTTCTGAAGGCGAAACTGGCCGTCGCGAGGGGAGTCCCGCTGACGGCCTACAAGGCTTTCATCGAAACGCTCCTCGGGGGCGTTGAGAGCTCGATCGATGGGCTGCGGTGGTCGAGGCCGGACGGGTTCGTCCACCTGCGCAGCTCGGCGACGGAACCGATTCTGCGACTCGTGGTGGAAGCGTCGTCCGAGCCTGAGGCGAGAGGACTCCTCGAGCGGATCCTCGGCCTGTGCCGGGACGGCGGACGGGGGTAG
- a CDS encoding response regulator codes for MTTILIVEDDPNLRLLYEEEFADEGYRVLSVPAGEDALEIVAREKIDAVVLDLRLRGIDGLETLRRILGRRGDVAIVLNSAYASFKADFASWSADRYVVKSSDLSELKGAVAEALLARAGEPALEPARSS; via the coding sequence ATGACCACCATCCTGATCGTCGAAGATGATCCGAATCTTCGACTCCTCTACGAGGAGGAGTTCGCCGACGAGGGCTATCGTGTTCTCTCGGTCCCGGCGGGGGAAGATGCGCTCGAGATTGTGGCACGGGAGAAGATCGACGCCGTCGTCCTCGACCTCCGGCTGAGGGGGATCGACGGCCTCGAGACGCTGCGACGCATCCTGGGGAGAAGGGGGGATGTCGCCATCGTCCTCAACTCCGCCTACGCCTCCTTCAAGGCCGACTTCGCGAGCTGGTCGGCGGACCGCTACGTCGTCAAGTCCTCGGATCTCTCCGAGCTGAAGGGGGCGGTCGCGGAAGCGCTCCTGGCCCGCGCCGGCGAGCCGGCTCTTGAACCCGCGAGATCGTCCTGA
- a CDS encoding DUF3467 domain-containing protein has protein sequence MEKPQAQNQVQIPIDMSDVEGTYANLANVHYTPSEFILDFARYLPGSPKGKVYARIVMTPQNARALLRLLEARIGAYETQFGKIPGQGEPAHTRDIGFKPETP, from the coding sequence ATGGAGAAGCCGCAGGCTCAGAACCAGGTCCAGATTCCGATCGACATGAGCGATGTCGAAGGGACCTATGCGAACCTTGCGAACGTGCACTACACGCCCTCCGAGTTCATCCTGGACTTCGCGCGCTATCTTCCTGGCTCCCCCAAGGGGAAGGTCTATGCCCGGATCGTGATGACGCCCCAGAACGCTCGTGCCCTTCTGCGCCTCTTGGAGGCCCGCATAGGGGCCTACGAGACGCAGTTCGGCAAGATCCCCGGGCAGGGCGAGCCTGCCCACACTCGAGATATCGGCTTCAAGCCGGAGACTCCTTAG
- a CDS encoding pyridoxal phosphate-dependent aminotransferase, whose protein sequence is MSGLTVSQRGRSVPPSPIRKLVPLADESRRRGIHVHGLNIGQPDIPTPEAMWEALRKGLPRTLAYSPSAGNSELREAFSHYYATHGIRLAPAEIIVTAGGSEAILFALGAVADAGDDVIIPEPLYANYIGFSRFLGIDVRPLTCDPENGYHLPPTSAWEALLTPRTRAILLCNPGNPTGTVYEDAEIEETVSFARKHDLFLIVDEVYREFCYDGLKHRSLLTLEGLDDRVILVDSISKRFSACGVRIGCLATRNTEVFGTALKFSQARLSPPGLGQIAAVPALSLPPAYYEGFVREFEARRNIVVEMLKGAPGVVCRPPKGAFYVMARLPVDDADTFVRWMLTDFQKNGETTMVAPGDGFYATPGKGKQEVRLAYVFEEDVLRRAVGVFLEGLQSYPGRNR, encoded by the coding sequence ATGTCCGGCTTGACGGTTTCGCAGCGCGGCCGTTCCGTTCCCCCTTCACCCATCCGCAAGCTCGTTCCGCTGGCCGATGAGTCCCGCAGGCGCGGGATCCACGTCCACGGACTCAACATCGGCCAGCCCGACATCCCTACGCCCGAGGCGATGTGGGAGGCCCTGCGCAAGGGGCTCCCGCGCACCCTCGCCTACTCCCCCTCCGCCGGGAACTCCGAGCTCCGCGAAGCCTTCTCGCACTACTACGCGACGCACGGCATCCGTCTGGCCCCCGCGGAGATCATCGTCACCGCGGGAGGCAGCGAGGCGATCCTCTTCGCCTTGGGAGCAGTGGCCGACGCGGGCGACGACGTGATCATCCCCGAGCCGCTCTATGCGAACTACATCGGATTCAGCCGTTTCCTGGGAATCGATGTGCGCCCCCTGACCTGCGACCCTGAGAACGGCTACCATCTCCCTCCGACGTCGGCGTGGGAGGCTCTCCTGACGCCCAGGACGCGAGCGATCCTTCTCTGCAATCCCGGCAATCCGACAGGGACGGTCTATGAGGACGCCGAGATCGAGGAGACGGTCTCCTTCGCCCGCAAGCACGACCTCTTCCTGATCGTGGACGAGGTCTACCGGGAGTTCTGCTACGACGGGCTCAAGCACCGCTCGCTCCTGACGCTCGAAGGGCTCGACGACCGCGTGATCCTCGTCGATTCGATCTCCAAGCGCTTCAGCGCCTGCGGCGTCCGGATCGGATGCCTGGCGACGCGCAACACGGAAGTGTTCGGCACCGCGCTCAAGTTCTCGCAGGCCCGTCTCTCCCCGCCCGGCCTCGGTCAGATCGCCGCGGTCCCCGCCCTCTCTCTTCCCCCCGCCTACTACGAGGGTTTCGTGCGGGAGTTCGAGGCCCGGCGCAACATCGTCGTCGAGATGCTAAAGGGCGCCCCCGGAGTCGTCTGCCGTCCTCCCAAGGGCGCCTTCTACGTGATGGCCCGCCTCCCCGTCGATGACGCGGACACCTTCGTTCGCTGGATGCTGACCGATTTCCAGAAGAACGGAGAGACGACTATGGTCGCGCCGGGAGACGGATTCTATGCGACGCCGGGCAAGGGGAAGCAAGAGGTCCGCCTCGCCTATGTCTTCGAGGAGGATGTTCTCCGCAGAGCGGTCGGTGTCTTCCTGGAAGGGCTGCAATCCTATCCGGGGCGGAACCGCTAG
- a CDS encoding LysR family transcriptional regulator, with product MKGIDLFALRCLDAAARSGSLTAAARALGVSQPAVSIRVSRLERQLGVQLLARRARGVALTAEGRTVLERARKVLDELRSIEGDLRRGPLEGTLRFGSTDVILEHRLPPLLRVFRKRHPGVGLELVSEGSLALAEGVRAREIEFALATLPIPDPPGPVRPLFRDRLCFVASPTHPLAGRRSVSLREISEAPLLAHKRGSVTRDLIEGYFVSRGLRPRVAMEVSSPEVMRTMARGGLGVAVLPEIALAEDLRRDRLAIVTVRGWSLDRLSGLLLPPGGAGSRAGRAFLRLLDRSPSGGAPAAGAARLR from the coding sequence ATGAAGGGAATCGATCTCTTCGCTTTGCGCTGCCTTGACGCCGCGGCCCGATCGGGGAGCTTGACCGCCGCCGCGCGGGCGCTCGGCGTCAGCCAGCCCGCCGTCTCGATCCGAGTGTCGCGCCTGGAGCGGCAGCTCGGCGTGCAGCTTCTCGCGCGGCGCGCGCGCGGAGTGGCGCTCACGGCGGAGGGTAGGACGGTCCTCGAGCGAGCCAGGAAGGTCCTCGACGAGCTGCGATCGATCGAGGGGGACTTGCGGCGGGGCCCCCTTGAGGGAACCCTCCGCTTCGGCTCCACGGATGTGATCCTGGAGCACCGCTTGCCGCCCCTGCTGCGGGTCTTCAGAAAGAGGCATCCCGGGGTCGGTCTGGAGCTGGTGAGCGAGGGGAGTCTCGCCCTTGCGGAGGGGGTCCGGGCGCGGGAGATCGAGTTCGCTCTGGCGACCCTGCCGATTCCCGACCCTCCCGGGCCGGTCCGGCCGCTCTTCCGCGACCGGCTCTGCTTCGTCGCCTCCCCGACTCATCCCCTCGCGGGGAGGAGGAGCGTCTCGCTCCGAGAGATCTCAGAGGCGCCCCTGCTCGCCCACAAGCGTGGCTCCGTGACCCGCGACCTGATCGAAGGCTACTTCGTCTCCAGGGGATTGCGGCCCCGCGTCGCGATGGAGGTCTCGAGCCCCGAGGTCATGCGGACGATGGCGCGCGGCGGGCTCGGCGTGGCGGTTCTCCCGGAGATAGCCCTCGCCGAGGACTTGCGCCGGGACAGGCTCGCCATCGTCACCGTTCGCGGCTGGTCTCTCGATCGGCTCTCGGGTCTCTTGCTGCCGCCGGGCGGAGCGGGATCCCGGGCAGGAAGAGCCTTCCTCAGGCTGCTCGATCGGAGTCCGTCGGGCGGAGCGCCGGCAGCCGGCGCAGCCCGCCTCCGCTAG
- a CDS encoding inositol-3-phosphate synthase: MSVTIQPADGRLGVLTPGLGAVTTTFITGVESLRKGAGIPYGSLTQMGTIRLGKRTEGRSPSIKDFVPLAPLEGIAFGAWDPIPDDAYRSAKVAGVLRDEHLDPVRSELEAIRPMPAVFDNRFVKKLQGTNVKKGKSLMEMAEALREDIRRFKSENRCDRLVMIWCASTEIFLKPSAVHQTLQAFEDGLRRNDPEIAPSMVYAYAALKEKVPFANGAPNLTADIPALGELAREQHVPIAGKDFKTGQTLMKTILAPGFKARLIGVSGWFSTNILGNRDGEVLDDPESFKTKEESKLSVLDSILQPHLYPELYSSLYHKVRINYYPPRGDNKESWDNIDIYGWMGYPMQIKVNFLCRDSILAAPIVLDLALFMDLAQRAGMRGIQEWLSFYFKSPMHAEGLYPEHDLFIQLMKLKNTLRWMKGEELITHLGIEYYD, from the coding sequence ATGAGCGTCACCATCCAGCCTGCGGACGGAAGACTCGGGGTCCTCACCCCCGGCTTGGGGGCCGTCACCACCACATTCATCACCGGAGTGGAGTCCCTGCGCAAGGGGGCCGGGATCCCTTATGGGAGCCTCACCCAGATGGGGACGATCCGCCTCGGCAAGCGGACGGAGGGGCGCTCCCCCTCGATCAAGGACTTCGTTCCCTTGGCCCCCCTGGAGGGCATCGCCTTCGGCGCGTGGGACCCGATTCCGGATGACGCCTACCGTTCGGCCAAGGTGGCCGGCGTTCTCCGCGACGAGCACCTGGACCCCGTCCGATCGGAGCTCGAGGCGATCCGGCCGATGCCCGCGGTCTTCGACAACCGCTTTGTGAAGAAGCTCCAGGGGACGAACGTGAAGAAGGGCAAAAGCCTCATGGAGATGGCGGAGGCCCTCCGGGAGGATATCCGGAGGTTCAAGTCGGAGAATCGCTGCGACCGCTTGGTGATGATCTGGTGCGCTTCGACCGAGATCTTCCTGAAGCCCTCGGCGGTCCACCAGACGTTGCAGGCCTTCGAGGATGGGCTCCGCCGGAACGATCCGGAGATCGCTCCCAGCATGGTGTACGCCTACGCCGCCCTCAAGGAGAAGGTCCCCTTCGCCAACGGCGCCCCCAACCTGACGGCCGACATCCCGGCGCTTGGCGAGCTGGCCCGCGAGCAGCATGTCCCGATCGCCGGCAAGGACTTCAAGACCGGCCAGACCCTGATGAAGACGATCCTCGCGCCAGGATTCAAGGCGAGGCTCATCGGGGTCTCCGGCTGGTTCTCCACGAATATCCTCGGCAACCGCGACGGCGAGGTCCTTGACGATCCCGAGTCGTTCAAGACGAAGGAGGAGAGCAAGCTCTCGGTGCTCGATTCGATCCTCCAGCCTCATCTCTACCCCGAGCTCTACTCCTCCCTCTACCACAAGGTCAGGATCAACTACTACCCGCCCCGCGGAGACAACAAGGAAAGCTGGGACAACATCGACATCTACGGATGGATGGGCTACCCGATGCAGATCAAGGTGAACTTCCTCTGCAGGGACTCGATCCTCGCCGCGCCCATCGTGCTCGACCTCGCCCTCTTCATGGACCTCGCGCAGCGGGCCGGCATGCGCGGGATCCAGGAGTGGCTCTCGTTCTACTTCAAGAGCCCGATGCATGCCGAGGGACTCTATCCCGAGCACGACCTCTTCATCCAGCTCATGAAGCTCAAGAACACGCTGCGCTGGATGAAGGGCGAGGAGCTGATCACGCACCTGGGGATCGAGTACTACGACTAG